gtGAGACTTTCTTTGTTGCAGTAAAAAATATTCAGCATGGATGTGTGACATCATTGAGAGAAAGTTTCCTGGCTCAGAAGTCTTCAATTCACCTGTTCATTCACTTTGTAACAAATCCCTTTTACTAATTATAAGATTGGACATTAATGGAGTGGTATTTTTGTCCATAAATGGTAAAAAcagttgttttatttattttgtatggtCATTATAGGAGAAAGAGTGAGGTTCATTGCCTACTTTGCTTTCGATCAGTCACCATCTTTATTCAGTGTATGCACCGAAGAATCCTTGTAAAAGTCTATAACGATCGGTCCAAAATAAGAAAACGCCATAATGTTGTTTGTTGCatcaattttttgaaatataggCAAATACTATGCTATCTAAGATTAGGTGATTTGCTACGCATTCAAATTGTGAAAATGTCAATTTCTTGAAATTGGAGGAGGacagtttttcaattttaaaatgctACAACCTAAAGGCACACGACTTCCACCGAATTAAAGAcatgaatttattaaaatatatacatttactTTGATCCGGTAGCTGCATAATATTGAAaataagtgaagaaaaaaaaaatgattcagGCTTAGAGAAATATTGTTGATTGTAGCTAGACCAATTCACCTTATTGTATTCGAATTTAACATTGTTTTTTCCTGAGGTACTTGCTGGTTTCTTTGGGTCAACGAATGCATAAAATGGCAAATGATCAATCATGCGAGAAGTTGACGGACGACTCATGCTATTTTCTCCAATGGAGGTTTAGGAAATACAGACTTGTTATCTGACCaatataacaaattaaacaatttaataaatgattaatttattgaCTGCCATCTTCGCCATACAAAACTTAAATCATTAAGCAACTTATTTACTTGCAAATTATCAATTACTTTTgggttttgtttgtttgtttttttttttcttcaaaataaaactTTGACAGAAGCACCTAAAAGGATGGTCTAAAGGTCTTAAGTTGTATAGGAGTACTTGAAATTCAAATCAGTGTATACATGTGTGgagttttatgatttttataatggaatataattatatgattgaaGAGAtcagagataaaaaaataatgtggaGGGAGGGGGTGTGAAGAGAAGAGGAGGGTCCCACAAGTAAAGAGTCAACAAGGTACCGGGGGGTTGGGATCTGAAAGGAGGTGGGTGGGGCCATGTAAAGACTAAGTTACTTGGGCAACCAGTCTTCGGTCACCCTACGACagagagagaaagggagagagagagagagccgGGCCGTCAAATTGGTTGACTTGGCTTTTCCTTTATTGtgttttgttgttgaatttGTGGGTgttgagagagaaaaagagaaaattggatcattttcaTCACGTGTATCGTTCGCGCACTATTCGGGGGCGGTGGCTCTTTTTCTTCCTCATTTATGAGTCAGTCAAATCCTTTCTTCACGAAACCCAGACGAAACCCCCCGCACGTCGATACTTTTATCCaacacatttcttttttcttcaccaATTAAACCTCTTTCCCTTTTCTAAATCAGAGAGAGACAAAGACTGCTACCCCCAGTACTATCCAATATATTGACCCATCGGGTCGGGTTTTCTTTCTTAATGGACCCACGTTCATCCAACAACTTCCACAATTTATTCAATTACCTCGGGATTGCATTTCCATCACGTACTCCTAAATGTGACTATTGTCTTAAAGTACGGATTTCTTGGgaacatattattttaaccaCATGAGTTAGTTATAGTAGAGAAAATAGTAAGCAGTAAAAATTTAATGCGGTGattttaattaagaaagaatataataattttgcATGAAATGTTATTGGTATGAGAGAGAAGAGATGAAATCCGGGGCGGGTTGTGAGGTGTGAACTGGAGAGGTGGACTGGGTATGAACTGTGGGCGGGTACGTGGTGGAGAATTAGACATTGTCCAGGATGACGCACCATCTGGCGCAATAATTTGCTacatttttcacaaatctccaaTTTCATTTCCATTTGGTCCACGCTCCTTCTATCCCCCAACTCTTTTTATACCCAACCCCATTGCACTGGACAAAGACTTCATTTCCTGATACCATTCCTCTtacccctctctctctctctctgtagtttccttcatttctatttctttctccCTTGTTGTGCTTGTTTTATGGACAAAGGATGGGGACTCACCCTTGATACCTCTTCCTCGCAATCTCTCTCATTATTACCTTCCAAACAGCCTTCCACTTCTTTAACCAAACTCACCGGCGACACCATGTTCCCTCTCCTCGGATTCCCCGTCAACCTTAGCCGCCCCGCTGCCAAGGACGACGAACACAACCGCAAAGTCCTCGGTGAAGTCGACTTCTTCTCTGATAGACTCACCAAACCAACATCCCCACCCTCCCACGACCACCACGTTAAACCCAACATCGTCAAGAAGGAAATTGTTGAAACACCTCTCCACGTTAATGTAATTAACCTCCCTAAactacttttttctttctttctttcttttttattttttccccggattatttattactttctgCTTCTAAATCactatttctctctctctagaCTGGTTTACAACTCCTTACTGCTAACACCGGGAGTGACCAATCCACCGTCGATGACGGGGTTTCATCGGATGCAGAAGATAAGCGAGCCAAAACCACTGAggtacatatatttttattttattcataaatccTATTAATAAATGTCGTGTTTGTGGTTATTTAAGTTTTCATTATTTGTGAAATtgatatatatttgtttgtttattcaGCTTGCGCAGATGCAAGTGGAACTTCAACGCATGAACGCAGAGAACAAGAAGCTGAAAGAGATGCTAAGCCATGTGACCGGTAACTACACGGCCTTGCAGATGCATCTCATGACATTAATGCATCAGAACCAGCGGACAGTGAACACAGAAAATGAGgtacttataaattaaatttacaaatagtTTTCTTGAATTGCCCtacctttttttaataattatagtgAAGAGACTGAAACTGCTTTGCCATACAGTGAATAACACGGTTACTGTATGATTTTATTTTGCTTACGTAAACGATCTGGGTTGGATTTGGAACATGTTAATAATAATGTTGAAATTCAGGTTGTTCAGGGAAAGGCCGGGGATAAAAATGATGGTGTTGGTGGAGGAAAGGTTCCAAGACAGTTCCTTGATATAGGTCCAAGTGGCGCAGCCGAAGCAGATGACCAAGTGTCTGACTCTTCTTCCGATGAGAGAACACGATCGAGCACACCTCAGAACAATAATATTGAAGTTGGAACGAGAGACGGTGCGAGAAATGTTAATGCCAAAAGAGAGTTGGGTAGGGAAGAGAGCCCAGACTCAGAATCCCAAGGTTGGGCTACTAATAAGCTTCAGAAAGTTAACCCTTCCAATGCTATCGATCAATCCACTACAGAAGCCACAATGAGAAAAGCTCGTGTCTCAGTTCGTGCCCGATCAGAAGCTCCCATGGTACGTATATCATACTATATATACTATGTTTTAtgaattcattaattaatttacaaacCATTAAAGCCAGCGATGACTAGTAAATTGCTTCTCTAACTCAATGGATCGTTGTTGCAGATAAGCGATGGGTGCCAATGGCGAAAATATGGACAAAAAATGGCCAAGGGGAACCCATGTCCTCGAGCATATTATAGATGCACTATGGCAGTTGGTTGCCCAGTTCGCAAACAAGTGAGTTTTTCTGATTGATCAATTTATATATAGTACTATTATCAACAAGATCTATTAACTATGTATTAAGTGTCAATCATTGTGGTCAAAACTAATAGAAATTTCTTGCTCTTTATTAGGTTCAACGTTGTGCCGAGGATAGAACAATTTTGGTTACAACTTATGAAGGTACACATAACCATCCACTTCCACCAGCAGCTATGGCCATGGCGTCAACCACTACAGCTGCTGCTAGCATGTTACTCTCAGGGTCAATGTCCAGTGCAGATGGAATAATGAATCCCAATTTGCTAGCCAGAGCAATTATTCCTTGCAATTCTAGCATGGCAACACTATCAGCTTCGGCGCCATTTCCAACTGTGACTTTGGACCTCACACATAACCCGAACCCTTTGCAATTTCAGAGAGCAGCTACCCCATTCCAAGTGCCCTTCCTCCAAGGGCAGCCTCAGAACTTTGGGTCCGGAGCCACCCCAATTGCACAAGCACAAGCTCTTTATAATCAATCGAAATTCTCTGGTCTTCAACTGTCTCAGGAAGTAGGTTCCTCCCAGTTGGCCGCACAAGCCTCTAGACCACCCTTACAGCCTAGCCAGCAACCCTCGTCGGCTGATACAGTCAGTGCCGCCGCGGCCGCTATCACCGCCGATCCAAACTTCACCGCCGTCCtcgccgccgccatctcctctATCATAGGCGGTGCTCATAATGCAAACAATAACACCAATAACAACAACAGCACAAGCAGAACTACCATTAGCAGCTTTTCAGGAAACTGAAGCCTTTTCCTTATCGTTCCATTTTTTGGTTAATACTATATTATTCCTTAAACTTTGTATTTTTGTACATGGGTATAAGGGAAAATGACACCGTAAATGTTCATATTCTTATTAGACCATGTCTTGGGAGGGAGGGATATATTAGATcagaaaatgtttaatttttttgtaccatttgttttcctttgaaTAATGTTgtatatttgattcaaaaaaaattctgGGGAGTAAATAGACAGGGCAAATGAAGAATCGTCTTTTATCTTCTTCCTTTGTCATGTGGTTATGTTTTGTTTTCCATCTTGGCCAGCATGGTTTGTGACAATATCGAAAACAACCTAGATGGTAACCCATCcgaaaagaacaaaaaagaaaagaataaaaagaaaaaaattgatacgCTAACAGCCAATATTGAACGTGTTGCGAGGAATATTCGGATTTTCCCATTGGTCAAGAAATACGGCCATTACTCTTGATATGACACGTAAATGACCAGTTGTTGGATGGGAAGTAGTAATTGATAGGTGGACTTTAGCAAACGCAAGTGAGTTTCTTGGCAACTTCGTGTGCCCTGGGTGTAGGTGTAGAGGAGAGTAATTGAAATAATGAAGTgagtaataaattaataatgggGTCAACTTAATAGTAATGTATGTGGTGGAAATGGGAAAAGTTGGATACAATTTTTGACTTTGTGTGGATGGACGTGGCGTCCACGTTAAGGGCATTGGACGAATGATGTTAGAGTATTTAAAACTAGGAATGGAGACAGACATGTCAGCTTGTTGGTGTGTTTGAGCACTTGCACGCACCGTACTTCACACACCGTACAAATGGGTCTTCATCACCTTTTATTTGACTCTATCCAAACCAACGGGTGACTTGCGTGATTGGTGAATCACCCAACCATATGTAACCaaagataatattttcttttctatcaaACACTTCCATACACCACCATGTGCTTCCATGTGAAGGAGGAGACTATTTTTGGATTTCCGATCAACTCCTTTTCCTTCACCAACCCTAACACGGATGCAAGAAAAGTATGTGTTCCAGAAAGATGCACTGCATCCATGATTGAAGTGCTTATATTCACTTACTTTCTCTATAACTAACTATAAGGGATaccatttttaccattttttggTATACAGAACATAGTGAGCGTAACGTGGGTGGGAGCATTTGAGTCAATTTCAATGACTATCGaggataacattttttaatcatGCCTGATTCAATGATTTATACGAGTATAATGAatgtacaataaaaaatatttctacttgataaaaaaattaactacaaAACAATGACTTCCTTTCAAAGTATGTGTAATAAATTATGACGCGTGATggtgtaaattttatatttcttaaattatagtttacttttattttagagGAAGAGTTACGTTGACTAATCAATACATTGTTGTTagaatcaatgaaaaaaaaaaacacattattGTCATTACATGCGAACTGAAGCACAGATAACAAAACacgaaataaaacaaaataaaaatgatatttttattttaaatactttagtgcacactaattatatatatagatttacGTTGAGTAAAAAGTGTtgtaattaagaattaaattgaattcaCTTGTGAATGGCATTTTCGCAGTTGAGttgataagaaaattaaaaattaaaaataaaaagcataattaaaaatataagataataagTTCTGGTTCAACTTCATATATAATATGTCCTATTATATTGCACTTCCAATAGAAAATTTAATGTCAAAAGATAAATAActatcttttgaaaaaaaaatgttattttcataatataagtgataaaatatatcattgcATTTTATCTcatgttttataatttgatatgtTAAATTTGTAGATCAATTCATGAATTTGATCATGGTTCACGAATTTGTTTGACTCACTTTGTCATCCTAATTCATACAACACTTATAATagcaaaatttttatatatggagcatttttgacattttacaTCAATTTTAGACtcacttaatttaattaatgcctattaaaacataaactaatgtaATAAGACAAAAACAAATAGTAAAGATTTAGCTTAGTTATTatgatacaaaaattaattagaaaattttattgagaaataTCGTGTACTtgtatatttgaataaaat
This portion of the Vigna unguiculata cultivar IT97K-499-35 chromosome 6, ASM411807v1, whole genome shotgun sequence genome encodes:
- the LOC114188682 gene encoding probable WRKY transcription factor 31, encoding MDKGWGLTLDTSSSQSLSLLPSKQPSTSLTKLTGDTMFPLLGFPVNLSRPAAKDDEHNRKVLGEVDFFSDRLTKPTSPPSHDHHVKPNIVKKEIVETPLHVNTGLQLLTANTGSDQSTVDDGVSSDAEDKRAKTTELAQMQVELQRMNAENKKLKEMLSHVTGNYTALQMHLMTLMHQNQRTVNTENEVVQGKAGDKNDGVGGGKVPRQFLDIGPSGAAEADDQVSDSSSDERTRSSTPQNNNIEVGTRDGARNVNAKRELGREESPDSESQGWATNKLQKVNPSNAIDQSTTEATMRKARVSVRARSEAPMISDGCQWRKYGQKMAKGNPCPRAYYRCTMAVGCPVRKQVQRCAEDRTILVTTYEGTHNHPLPPAAMAMASTTTAAASMLLSGSMSSADGIMNPNLLARAIIPCNSSMATLSASAPFPTVTLDLTHNPNPLQFQRAATPFQVPFLQGQPQNFGSGATPIAQAQALYNQSKFSGLQLSQEVGSSQLAAQASRPPLQPSQQPSSADTVSAAAAAITADPNFTAVLAAAISSIIGGAHNANNNTNNNNSTSRTTISSFSGN